The Triticum aestivum cultivar Chinese Spring chromosome 7B, IWGSC CS RefSeq v2.1, whole genome shotgun sequence genome window below encodes:
- the LOC123159135 gene encoding U-box domain-containing protein 70 produces the protein MEAEDGRAAEAQREKEAGNDAYRKQYLETAVDHYTRGAALDPRDISFLTNRAAAYLLMSKYRECVRDCEEAVERGRELRADNRLLARALSRKASALLKLAACAADYAPAIRALQQSLAEHYSEDTRDKLDQAETARKEIEERERLDQEAADHHRQRGNELFQRQNYQEATAHYTEAIEKNPNDPRVFSNRAQCHIYLGNLPKGLEDAEKCIELDPTFLKGYVRKANVQFLMEYYESALATYIEGLKCDPNNLVVIDGLRRCAACINRSNGGDVGPDDLEDILGNVSSDNDLRNKLQKLMEEAAALKKEASDERLRRIESERMARTSEDLYLNQVQQRREAEECLSKIEQEFQQLKVRQDEVSEEFQKATEHNENLQHQLTETIRALESMRGNATSASPSSSGSVLDENRIPSYFICPISQDVMNDPHIAADGFTYERDFIRSWFSTGSDTSPMTNLPLEHDELIPNIALRSAIQEWLQQQNVAV, from the exons ATGGAGGCGGAGGAcgggcgggcggcggaggcgcagcggGAGAAGGAGGCCGGCAACGACGCCTACCGCAAGCAGTACCTCGAGACGGCCGTCGACCACTACACCCGCGGCGCCGCCCTCGACCCCCGCGACATCTCCTTCCTCACCAACCGCGCCGCCGCCTACCTCCTCATGTCCAAG TACAGGGAGTGCGTGAGGGACtgcgaggaggcggtggagaggggCAGGGAGCTCCGCGCCGACAACAGGCTGCTCGCGCGGGCGCTGTCGCGGAAGGCGTCCGCGCTGCTAAAGCTCGCGGCCTGCGCCGCGGACTACGCGCCGGCGATCAGGGCGCTGCAGCAGTCGCTGGCCGAGCACTACAGCGAGGACACGCGCGACAAGCTGGACCAGGCGGAGACCGCCAGGAAGGAGATCGAGGAGCGGGAGCGGCTGGATCAGGAAGCCGCCGACCACCACCGCCAGAGAG GCAATGAATTATTCCAGAGGCAAAATTATCAGGAAGCAACAGCTCACTATACTGAAGCCATTGAAAAGAATCCAAATGATCCCAGA GTCTTTAGCAATAGAGCTCAATGCCACATCTATCTAGGAAATCTGCCTAAAGGTCTGGAAGATGCCGAAAAATGTATTGAGTTGGATCCTACTTTCCTGAAGGGCTATGTGCGTAAAGCGAATGTACAATTCCTGATGGAGTATTATGAAAGTGCTCTGGCAACATACATAGAGGGTCTGAAGTGTGACCCAAACAATCTCGTTGTAATTGATGGCTTAAGGAG ATGTGCAGCATGCATTAACAGATCTAATGGCGGTGATGTTGGGCCTGATGATTTGGAAGACATCTTG GGAAATGTTAGTTCAGACAATGATTTGCGTAATAAACTCCAAAAACTCATGGAAGAAGCTGCAGCACTCAAGAAGGAAGCCTCTGATGAGCGCTTGAGGCGGATTGAATCTGAACGAATG GCCAGGACATCAGAGGACTTATATTTAAACCAAGTCCAACAACGAAGAGAAGCTGAGGAATGTCTTTCGAAAATAGAACAAGAGTTCCAACAACTTAAAGTACGACAAGATGAGGTCAGtgaggaatttcagaaagccaccgAGCACAATGAGAATCTTCAGCATCAGCTCACAGAAACAATAAGAGCACTCGAGTCCATGAGGGGCAATGCAACGTCAGCTTCGCCTTCGTCTTCGGGATCAGTGCTGGATGAAAACCGCATACCGTCATACTTCATCTGTCCTATATCTCAG GATGTCATGAACGACCCTCACATTGCGGCGGACGGCTTCACCTACGAACGCGATTTCATCCGGAGCTGGTTCAGCACGGGCAGCGACACGTCCCCGATGACCAACCTGCCGCTTGAACACGACGAGCTCATCCCTAACATCGCCCTCCGCTCCGCCATCCAGGAGTGGCTCCAGCAGCAGAACGTGGCAGTGTGA